A genomic region of Lycorma delicatula isolate Av1 chromosome 4, ASM4794821v1, whole genome shotgun sequence contains the following coding sequences:
- the LOC142322623 gene encoding zinc finger BED domain-containing protein 5-like: protein MSDSLFNDFKNKSKIVAAIQDLQLSRNTVMRRIERMSGNVKEQLYNDINRCSCFSLQCEESTDISDTVQLLVSVRMVFKDFTPKQELLGMISLKERTRGVDIFKAFKNLLNDLKVPLFKLVNITTDGTAAMIGCRNGFIALCQNEDEFPAFLSYHCIIHQQVLASKRLNTKEVMDIAFKIVNSIRGSSLKRRLFQLQCDEGQP, encoded by the coding sequence atgtcAGATTcactttttaacgattttaagaacaaaagtaaaattgttgCTGCAATTCAAGATCTACAATTGTCTCGAAACACAGTGATGCGACGAATTGAAAGGATGAGTGGGAATGTAAAAGAGCagttatataatgatattaatagatGTTCTTGTTTTTCCCTTCAGTGTGAAGAATCGACAGACATAAGTGATACAGTACAATTACTTGTTTCCGTTCGTATGGTTTTTAAGGATTTTACACCTAAACAAGAATTGTTGGGTATGATTTCTTTGAAGGAAAGGACTAGAGGTGTAGACATATTCAAAGCCTTTAAAAACTTGCTCAATGATTTGAAAGTACCGCTTTTTAAATTAGTCAATATAACAACGGATGGCACAGCTGCAATGATAGGTTGCAGAAATGGATTTATAGCCTTATGTCAAAATGAAGATGAATTCCCAGCCTTTTTGAGCTATCACTGCATAATTCACCAGCAAGTGTTAGCTAGCAAGAGACTAAACACAAAAGAGGTAATGGACatagcatttaaaattgttaattcaattcGAGGAAGTTCCCTCAAACGGCGTCTCTTCCAACTGCAGTGCGATGAAGGCCAACCTTAA